One Brienomyrus brachyistius isolate T26 chromosome 24, BBRACH_0.4, whole genome shotgun sequence DNA segment encodes these proteins:
- the LOC125719899 gene encoding LOW QUALITY PROTEIN: serine/threonine-protein phosphatase PP1-beta catalytic subunit-like (The sequence of the model RefSeq protein was modified relative to this genomic sequence to represent the inferred CDS: deleted 1 base in 1 codon) produces MAEGELDVDSLISRLLEVRGCRPGKIVQMTEAEVRGLCIKSREIFLSQPILLELEAPLKICGDIHGQYTDLLRLFEYGGFPPEANYLFLGDYVDRGKQSLETICLLLAYKIKYPENFFLLRGNHECASINRIYGFYDECKRRFNIKLWKTFTDCFNCLPIAAIVDEKIFCCHGGLSPDLQSMEQIRRIMRPTDVPDTGLLCDLLWSDPDKDVQGWGENDRGVSFTFGADVVSKFLNRHDLDLICRAHQVVEDGYEFFAKRQLVTLFSAPNYCGEFDNAGGMMSVDETLMCSFQILKPSEKKAKYQYGGMNSGRPVTPPRTAAPPKKR; encoded by the exons ATGGCGGAGGGGGAGCTGGACGTCGATTCGCTTATTTCCAGGCTTTTGGAAG TGCGGGGATGCCGTCCTGGGAAGATCGTGCAGATGACGGAGGCAGAGGTGCGGGGTCTGTGCATCAAGTCTAGGGAGATCTTCCTGAGCCAGCCTATCCTGCTGGAGCTGGAAGCCCCACTGAAGATCTGCG GCGACATCCATGGCCAGTACACAGACCTGCTGCGGCTCTTTGAGTATGGCGGCTTCCCGCCGGAGGCCAACTACCTGTTCCTGGGCGACTACGTGGACAGAGGCAAGCAGTCACTGGAGACCATATGCCTGCTGCTGGCCTACAAGATCAAGTACCCCGAGAACTTCTTCCTGCTGCGG GGGAACCACGAGTGCGCCTCCATCAACCGCATCTACGGCTTCTACGACGAGT GCAAGAGGCGCTTTAATATCAAACTGTGGAAAACTTTCACTGACTGCTTCAACTGCTTGCCCATCGCCGCCATCGTCGATGAGAAGATATTCTGCTGCCATGGAG GCCTGTCTCCTGACCTCCAGTCCATGGAACAGATTCGCCGCATCATGCGACCTACCGACGTCCCTGACACCG GGCTGCTCTGTGACCTGCTCTGGTCGGACCCGGACAAGGACGTGCAGGGCTGGGGCGAGAACGACCGCGGCGTCTCCTTCACCTTCGGGGCCGACGTGGTCAGCAAGTTCCTGAACCGCCACGACCTGGACCTCATCTGCAGAGCGCATCAG GTGGTGGAAGACGGCTACGAGTTCTTTGCCAAAAGACAGCTGGTCACTCTGTTCTCGGCCCCCAACTACTGCGGGGAGTTCGACAATGCGGGGGGCATGATGAGCGTGGACGAGACGCTCATGTGCTCCTTCCAG ATCCTGAAGCCCTCCGAGAAGAAAGCAAAGTACCAGTACGGGGGCATGAACTCGGGCCGACCGGTCACGCCTCCCCGCACAGCCGCCCCTCCGAAGAAGCGGTGA